One genomic region from Gammaproteobacteria bacterium encodes:
- the pstC gene encoding phosphate ABC transporter permease subunit PstC: MNPQALARSRDFDHRGRAWYADRAVTVFVFIGGTSAILFIGGIFAFIAREGLGFVFTEFDAGEFFGSIAWRPTSAVDATYGALALIVGTASITGLAMVVSIPFSLAAAVFIGEFARGRVRETLKVLVELLAAIPSVVWGFIGFSIMNSLIIDFFDVPIGLNVLNAGIILGLMAAPIMTTIAEDALKAVPDGYREAAEALGATRWQVIRKVVIPAAKNGLVAAVLLGVGRGFGETMVVLMASGHSINLPDSVFDSVRALTATIAAELGETAVGSDHFRALFTLGILLFLVTFAINLAADTIMRGIRRKGERGRP; this comes from the coding sequence ATGAATCCGCAGGCGCTCGCCCGCTCGCGCGACTTCGACCACCGCGGCCGCGCCTGGTACGCAGACCGCGCGGTGACGGTGTTCGTCTTCATCGGCGGCACTTCGGCGATCCTCTTCATCGGCGGGATCTTCGCCTTCATCGCGCGCGAAGGCCTCGGGTTCGTGTTCACCGAGTTCGACGCGGGCGAGTTTTTCGGCTCCATCGCCTGGCGGCCCACCTCGGCGGTGGATGCCACCTACGGCGCACTGGCGCTCATCGTGGGGACGGCGAGCATTACGGGGCTGGCGATGGTGGTGTCGATCCCCTTCTCGCTGGCGGCCGCCGTGTTCATCGGTGAATTCGCGCGCGGCCGGGTGCGCGAAACGCTCAAGGTGCTCGTCGAGCTGCTCGCGGCCATCCCCTCCGTCGTGTGGGGTTTCATCGGCTTCAGCATCATGAACTCGCTGATCATCGACTTCTTCGACGTTCCCATCGGGCTGAACGTCCTGAACGCGGGGATCATCCTGGGGCTGATGGCGGCCCCCATCATGACCACCATCGCCGAAGACGCCCTCAAGGCGGTCCCGGACGGCTATCGGGAAGCAGCCGAAGCGCTGGGCGCCACCCGCTGGCAAGTGATTCGCAAGGTGGTGATTCCCGCGGCGAAGAACGGCCTGGTGGCGGCGGTGCTGCTGGGCGTGGGACGAGGGTTCGGCGAGACCATGGTCGTGCTCATGGCCAGCGGCCACTCCATCAACCTCCCGGACAGCGTGTTCGACTCCGTGCGCGCGCTCACCGCCACCATTGCGGCGGAACTGGGCGAGACGGCCGTCGGCTCCGATCACTTCCGGGCGCTCTTCACGCTGGGCATCCTGCTCTTCCTGGTGACCTTCGCGATCAACCTGGCCGCCGATACCATCATGCGCGGGATCCGCAGGAAGGGGGAGCGGGGGCGCCCATGA
- the pstA gene encoding phosphate ABC transporter permease PstA encodes MTGTAAPLFAGTSLNARDRKVEWLVRVLLGLMTALLILPVVIIMALLVVEGGPVISWEFLTTPPVDGMTAGGILPALVGTVWLVVVALIASVPVGVAAAVYLSEYAPDNWLTRAINLAIINLAGVPSIVHALFGVGAFVLFFRFGTSILAASLTLAVMTLPVVIVSTRESLQAVPRAFREACWNMGATRWQTIRRIVLPNALSGILTGIILEVSRTSGETAPIMFTGAAFFLPFLPQGVLDQTMAMSLHLFVIATQVPDAPEALPFGVALVLISMVLAMNALSIAFRVYVRGRKKW; translated from the coding sequence ATGACCGGTACGGCGGCCCCGTTGTTCGCGGGCACCTCGCTGAACGCGCGCGACCGGAAGGTCGAGTGGCTGGTGCGCGTTCTGCTCGGACTGATGACCGCGCTGCTCATCCTGCCGGTCGTGATCATCATGGCACTGCTGGTGGTAGAGGGCGGCCCCGTCATCTCCTGGGAGTTTCTTACCACGCCGCCGGTGGACGGCATGACCGCCGGGGGCATTCTACCCGCGCTGGTGGGGACGGTGTGGCTGGTGGTCGTGGCGCTGATCGCGTCCGTGCCCGTGGGGGTGGCGGCCGCCGTCTACCTGAGCGAATACGCCCCCGACAACTGGCTCACGCGCGCCATAAACCTCGCGATCATCAACCTGGCGGGGGTGCCGTCGATCGTGCACGCCCTGTTCGGGGTGGGCGCCTTCGTGCTCTTCTTCCGCTTCGGCACGAGCATTCTGGCGGCCAGCCTCACCCTGGCGGTGATGACGCTCCCGGTCGTCATCGTGTCCACCCGCGAGTCGCTGCAGGCGGTGCCGCGAGCCTTCCGGGAAGCCTGCTGGAACATGGGCGCAACCCGCTGGCAGACCATTCGCCGCATCGTGCTGCCCAACGCCCTCAGCGGCATCCTCACGGGCATCATCCTGGAGGTGTCGCGCACCTCGGGAGAGACCGCTCCCATCATGTTCACCGGCGCGGCTTTCTTCCTTCCCTTCCTGCCCCAGGGCGTCCTGGACCAGACCATGGCCATGTCGCTGCACCTGTTCGTCATCGCCACTCAGGTACCGGACGCGCCGGAAGCGCTGCCGTTCGGCGTGGCGCTTGTGCTGATTTCCATGGTGCTGGCAATGAACGCGCTCTCCATCGCCTTTCGCGTGTACGTGCGCGGGAGAAAGAAATGGTAG